Proteins from one Mesotoga infera genomic window:
- a CDS encoding DeoR/GlpR family DNA-binding transcription regulator, with translation MTKLERHEKILKLIASNSSISVNELCKIVNTSHATIRRDLAELESEGLLERFHGGAVLSNKKRFEVSFNRRINQHNVEKLKIAAAALERIEDGETIILDAGTTTLQIAKLLVKSGKHVQIITNSIAIAQETADYIGPGVTLLGGNLDWHNMSTVGLVAIEYLRTVMVDKAFIGANSVDIERGVFAVDESSAFLNRAMVDSSRQVFVVCDSSKFHRIAPFKSVDLDEIDCMITDGLIDSETAGKLSGRLNLVIAKD, from the coding sequence ATGACCAAACTGGAAAGACACGAAAAAATCTTGAAACTGATAGCCAGCAACTCGAGCATAAGCGTGAACGAGCTCTGCAAAATCGTTAACACTTCCCACGCGACGATACGAAGGGACCTGGCCGAGCTCGAAAGCGAAGGGCTTCTCGAACGCTTCCACGGAGGCGCGGTCTTGAGCAACAAGAAGAGGTTCGAGGTCTCTTTCAACAGGCGTATCAACCAGCACAACGTGGAAAAGCTAAAAATCGCCGCGGCGGCGCTCGAAAGAATCGAAGACGGCGAAACGATAATACTGGACGCCGGCACCACGACGCTCCAGATCGCGAAACTGCTTGTCAAAAGCGGAAAACACGTTCAGATAATCACCAACAGCATTGCGATCGCCCAGGAGACCGCCGATTACATAGGTCCGGGCGTCACGCTGCTGGGCGGAAACCTCGACTGGCACAATATGTCAACCGTCGGCCTCGTCGCGATAGAGTATCTCAGAACCGTCATGGTGGATAAGGCCTTCATAGGGGCTAACTCGGTAGATATCGAGCGTGGGGTTTTCGCAGTGGATGAATCGAGCGCTTTTCTGAACAGGGCCATGGTCGATTCTTCCAGACAGGTCTTTGTAGTCTGCGACTCGAGCAAATTTCACAGAATCGCTCCCTTCAAATCGGTGGATCTGGACGAGATCGATTGCATGATAACGGACGGCCTAATAGACAGCGAGACGGCCGGTAAGCTCTCCGGAAGGTTAAACCTGGTGATAGCGAAAGACTGA
- the nagZ gene encoding beta-N-acetylhexosaminidase, with translation MFIKSINSGIISRFFSFGFGLNEEKGAIGPSLINLLEEGVSAFNLSARNVVNPPSLWNLIGFIRERSGSIPFIMSDEEGGPVKRLVPGFTRGISHMGLAKAGPSMAYDMANCMAREASAVGVNVFFSPVLDCNSETANPIIGIRSFSADPHETALLGAEFCKGLHSAGVLTTGKHFPGHGATREDSHLCLPVVDISEKTFRSVHLFPFEKLIGEDHLDFLMTAHIVYPSIDDKPATLSRKILTTIAREELGFTGVIITDCLEMDAMKKIYGIERATVDAFNAGADMILLSHTPELQRKAIEAMKGAVEDGTIPMRRVKESLLRIEETREKLSRQDYPYCRADFSRALFAPDDSLQKALAEKSVVIWRNGGNIPLEKNSAIVLVELSPTVTGLNEVEVSSSVTRKIVSRFFKIERSYTLGYDTPPDKLVALEELVNSGASLVVITASRGSEQIKPLRETLERLAGKSGKSILISGRDPYDADTLEAFGASLATFGLLPDSIEAACMAICGELK, from the coding sequence ATGTTTATAAAAAGTATAAATTCAGGGATTATAAGTCGTTTCTTTTCTTTCGGTTTCGGATTAAACGAAGAAAAAGGAGCAATAGGTCCTTCGCTCATAAATCTGCTCGAAGAAGGTGTTTCGGCCTTTAACCTTTCGGCCAGGAACGTTGTGAACCCGCCGAGTCTATGGAACCTGATCGGTTTTATAAGGGAACGGTCGGGATCGATCCCTTTCATCATGTCCGATGAAGAGGGCGGACCGGTGAAGAGACTGGTGCCGGGTTTCACAAGGGGGATAAGCCATATGGGTCTGGCGAAGGCCGGCCCCTCCATGGCTTACGACATGGCCAATTGCATGGCCCGGGAAGCTTCGGCAGTCGGAGTGAACGTGTTTTTCAGTCCTGTCCTCGACTGCAACAGCGAGACAGCCAATCCGATAATAGGCATCAGGTCTTTTTCGGCCGATCCTCACGAGACTGCCCTCCTCGGCGCCGAGTTCTGCAAGGGTCTTCATTCGGCCGGCGTTTTGACTACGGGCAAACATTTCCCCGGCCACGGAGCCACCCGGGAGGACTCCCATCTCTGCCTGCCGGTGGTGGACATTTCCGAGAAAACCTTCCGCAGCGTACATCTCTTCCCCTTCGAAAAACTGATCGGGGAGGACCATCTTGATTTCCTTATGACGGCGCACATAGTCTATCCTTCGATCGACGATAAGCCGGCGACGCTTTCCAGAAAGATTCTCACCACCATCGCGAGGGAGGAGCTGGGGTTCACGGGCGTCATCATAACCGATTGTCTGGAAATGGACGCGATGAAGAAAATTTACGGCATAGAACGTGCCACGGTCGATGCTTTCAACGCCGGCGCAGATATGATTCTTCTCAGCCATACTCCCGAACTTCAAAGGAAAGCGATCGAGGCTATGAAGGGGGCTGTGGAGGATGGAACCATACCGATGCGACGCGTGAAGGAAAGTCTCTTGAGGATTGAAGAGACCAGGGAGAAACTCTCCCGCCAAGATTATCCATATTGCCGCGCCGACTTTTCAAGGGCGTTGTTCGCTCCCGACGATTCCCTGCAGAAGGCCCTTGCCGAAAAGAGCGTGGTGATCTGGAGAAACGGCGGGAATATACCCCTTGAGAAAAACTCCGCGATAGTGCTCGTCGAGCTGAGTCCCACGGTCACGGGTTTGAACGAAGTCGAGGTCTCAAGCTCGGTAACCAGGAAGATTGTCTCCCGCTTCTTCAAGATCGAGCGCAGTTACACCCTCGGTTACGATACACCGCCCGATAAGCTCGTCGCTCTGGAGGAACTCGTCAATTCGGGCGCTTCTCTGGTGGTGATAACTGCCTCGAGGGGCTCTGAACAAATAAAGCCGCTCAGGGAAACGCTCGAAAGGCTGGCCGGCAAGAGCGGGAAGTCCATTCTCATTTCTGGAAGAGATCCCTACGATGCCGATACTCTTGAAGCTTTCGGCGCGTCACTGGCGACGTTCGGCCTGCTACCCGATTCGATCGAGGCAGCCTGTATGGCTATCTGCGGAGAGTTGAAATGA
- a CDS encoding BPL-N domain-containing protein, translating into MNILLISEEGRSKEALKAMFSEHGFFLAQTLEETTDLGRVDLVVIGAGRATTFGSRLGRGVLKKLARYVFEGGRYLGICAGAYLALQPYNSETTGFNLSPREALDIGNWNRGCGDVKISWEGRPCVVHYENGPIFGGAPDGCEEVVAFYIDGFDDVMKDGIAAVKGQAGRGRYFLFGFHPELKETTRFMLEEAIYFLFRKEC; encoded by the coding sequence ATGAACATCCTTCTGATTTCCGAGGAGGGAAGGTCGAAGGAAGCTCTGAAGGCCATGTTCAGCGAGCATGGTTTCTTCCTCGCGCAGACGCTAGAGGAAACTACGGATCTGGGTCGAGTCGATCTGGTTGTTATAGGCGCCGGCAGGGCGACGACCTTCGGATCGCGGCTGGGCCGTGGTGTGTTGAAAAAACTGGCCCGATACGTTTTCGAAGGCGGAAGGTATCTTGGGATATGCGCCGGCGCGTACCTTGCCCTCCAGCCTTACAACAGTGAAACAACCGGGTTCAACCTCTCTCCCAGAGAGGCGCTGGATATAGGTAACTGGAATAGGGGCTGCGGCGACGTGAAAATCAGCTGGGAGGGCCGGCCCTGCGTGGTTCATTACGAAAACGGACCGATCTTCGGTGGCGCGCCCGACGGTTGCGAGGAAGTAGTTGCGTTCTACATCGATGGTTTCGATGATGTCATGAAAGATGGAATCGCAGCGGTAAAGGGCCAGGCCGGAAGAGGCAGGTACTTTCTTTTCGGGTTCCATCCAGAATTGAAGGAAACTACCCGGTTCATGTTGGAAGAAGCGATCTATTTCCTTTTCCGGAAGGAGTGTTGA
- a CDS encoding SIS domain-containing protein: MLNLWKQYFSRLEKILETVERNEGSKIEEAAQLIFGALQRNRLVYVFGTGHSHMLAEEMFYRAGGLVSVYPILETSLMLHESAARSSKLERLPGLARVILERYSLKEGDVMIVASNSGVNAVPVEVAMRARELGVRVICITSIAHSTSVEPRNPAGKRLFEVADVVIDNHIPIGDGLLDISNTKVSPASTAVGATILNSIVGQVAWLYSKKGELPPVFSSANTQNGDLENSELIQIYRKIIPIL, translated from the coding sequence GTGTTGAACTTGTGGAAGCAGTATTTTTCCAGACTGGAGAAGATTCTGGAAACGGTGGAAAGGAATGAAGGTTCGAAAATTGAGGAGGCGGCGCAGCTCATATTCGGAGCGCTCCAAAGGAACCGGCTTGTTTATGTGTTCGGCACCGGCCACTCCCATATGCTCGCCGAGGAGATGTTTTACAGGGCCGGAGGTCTAGTGTCGGTTTATCCGATTCTCGAGACTTCTCTCATGCTTCACGAAAGCGCCGCGCGTTCCAGCAAGCTTGAAAGGCTTCCCGGCCTGGCCCGGGTGATACTGGAGCGTTACTCCCTGAAGGAGGGCGACGTGATGATCGTCGCTTCAAACTCCGGAGTCAACGCTGTCCCGGTCGAGGTCGCCATGAGGGCAAGAGAACTAGGCGTCAGAGTGATCTGCATAACTTCCATAGCCCACTCTACCTCGGTGGAACCCAGAAACCCCGCCGGAAAGAGGCTTTTCGAGGTTGCCGACGTCGTTATAGATAATCATATTCCAATAGGGGACGGTCTTCTGGATATCTCGAACACGAAAGTGTCGCCGGCTTCTACGGCCGTGGGCGCGACCATACTCAATTCGATCGTCGGACAGGTGGCATGGCTTTATTCGAAGAAAGGGGAGCTTCCACCGGTTTTCAGCAGCGCCAATACGCAGAACGGCGACCTGGAAAACTCCGAGCTGATACAGATATACCGGAAAATAATTCCGATCTTGTAA
- a CDS encoding glycoside hydrolase family 10 protein, whose protein sequence is MKRFLILLVLLLLTVGLMAIEFDGAAIMKMAINLNTKINDSGRVIPDTIEIPGTDRSVSMEEALYLIAKWMAIYGANGEKIGQLPESVPYIEVKAPQKQLQGEIGGMINWPDIYEVSKQITAKLEADPLIPSQVEFLLNGESMAVMTPDILLYVLTRSVNWVNDNGSMPNYASLREVSGPSNWPPVEKATSEVIEKIPGSEGEIRAVWAWSTDFISYGVDRAVNELKEAGFTDVFLLVKGTAGQVSWPSAIAYEKISDTTILEKTVAACREVGLRIHAWFVVNQDQAYLKRFPESKMWGVPIEEGADPQKAGSTVDFVQDTRYREYLIDLMKEVILLYDVDGIHLDYIRYPTGAWGWGPYNIGRAWLEGLDVDFLMETAKETWSSVGDNKKFIDLYRQFIYFDINRWVEMRMDDIRAFVEEIKAGIESVKPEIIYSASLMPEGGDIDAASNGFAMVHYGQRYADFGELCDIVIPMTYHLDFGEKANWVADVATGTRDVMKSDTKVVMGIQAYDLSPAELQKAIYYARGAGADGIMFFRFGTLFGNENLKNAMLEALK, encoded by the coding sequence ATGAAAAGGTTCTTGATCCTTCTAGTTCTTCTCCTGTTGACGGTGGGATTGATGGCAATCGAGTTCGACGGAGCCGCCATAATGAAAATGGCGATCAATCTGAACACGAAGATCAACGATTCGGGTCGCGTGATTCCCGATACCATCGAAATTCCGGGAACCGATAGGAGCGTCTCGATGGAAGAGGCTCTGTATCTGATCGCCAAATGGATGGCTATATACGGTGCCAACGGAGAGAAGATAGGACAATTACCGGAATCTGTGCCGTACATCGAGGTTAAGGCTCCACAAAAGCAGCTCCAGGGCGAAATAGGCGGCATGATAAACTGGCCGGATATTTACGAGGTTTCCAAACAAATCACGGCGAAACTTGAGGCCGACCCGCTCATCCCGTCGCAGGTGGAGTTCCTTCTGAACGGCGAGAGTATGGCCGTCATGACTCCGGATATTCTGCTGTACGTACTGACGAGATCGGTGAACTGGGTGAACGACAACGGCAGCATGCCCAACTACGCATCGCTTAGAGAGGTTAGCGGACCCAGCAATTGGCCGCCGGTAGAGAAAGCCACTTCCGAAGTTATCGAGAAGATCCCGGGTAGCGAAGGAGAGATCAGGGCTGTGTGGGCCTGGTCAACCGATTTCATATCTTACGGCGTGGACAGGGCCGTCAATGAATTGAAAGAGGCTGGCTTCACGGATGTGTTCCTGCTTGTGAAGGGGACGGCGGGGCAGGTCTCGTGGCCTTCTGCGATCGCGTACGAGAAGATCTCCGATACGACGATACTCGAAAAGACCGTCGCGGCCTGCAGAGAGGTCGGGCTCAGAATACACGCGTGGTTCGTCGTGAACCAGGACCAGGCATATCTTAAGAGGTTCCCGGAATCCAAGATGTGGGGAGTTCCGATCGAGGAAGGCGCCGATCCTCAGAAGGCCGGCTCGACGGTGGACTTCGTTCAGGACACCCGTTACAGAGAGTACCTGATCGATCTAATGAAAGAGGTAATTTTGCTGTACGACGTCGATGGGATACATCTGGACTATATAAGGTATCCAACCGGAGCATGGGGCTGGGGCCCTTACAACATAGGCAGGGCCTGGCTCGAGGGACTCGATGTTGATTTCCTCATGGAGACGGCTAAGGAGACATGGAGCTCCGTCGGCGACAACAAGAAATTCATCGATCTGTACAGGCAGTTCATATATTTCGATATCAACCGCTGGGTAGAGATGAGAATGGACGACATAAGGGCTTTCGTGGAAGAGATCAAGGCCGGAATAGAGTCAGTGAAACCGGAGATAATCTACAGCGCCTCTCTTATGCCTGAAGGTGGAGACATAGACGCCGCCTCCAATGGATTCGCGATGGTACACTACGGTCAGAGGTACGCCGATTTTGGAGAACTATGCGATATAGTAATCCCGATGACGTACCATCTTGATTTCGGTGAGAAGGCAAACTGGGTCGCCGACGTGGCGACCGGAACCAGGGACGTTATGAAGTCCGACACCAAAGTCGTAATGGGCATTCAGGCTTACGATCTCTCACCGGCCGAATTGCAGAAGGCTATATACTACGCCAGAGGCGCAGGGGCCGACGGAATCATGTTCTTCAGGTTCGGTACGCTGTTCGGCAACGAAAATCTCAAAAACGCCATGCTGGAAGCTCTTAAGTGA
- a CDS encoding ABC transporter substrate-binding protein, with the protein MKGKLLIFLAIVLLSTSLCAKEITFWFAGGDPTLDLPVVQRQVEEFEKETGIKVKLVVVPWAEDPHTKLQVAIMSGKAPDLVKLGSPFEHVLARFGVLEPLDGLISEELKEQLLPSVLTASFYRSITPKDMTGKLISIPYFTDTRAILYRKDIFQERGVPEPIGWTWSEFVTYAKQLTFDRDGDGKIDVYGFGTAANYTYQAVMYAWQAGGELMGADDRPAFTTDEFNEGIKFYADLFNVHKVVQPGAINVDLWDVRRQLAEGTIAMYIDAGDSAKELQKILGDNLGVGLLPRNEKTGKFTSYFGSDALVIPKQSRNKAEAAKLLEWLVDKDRMTEYCIVSGFLPARLDSAADPHFSDSPVVSMYLRQLEDAHAWIAHPEANFIARTLRVEIQNAISENSDISAALKRAQELVEKQLKDKGFLK; encoded by the coding sequence ATGAAAGGTAAATTGCTTATTTTTCTCGCGATCGTGCTTCTCTCGACGTCGCTTTGTGCGAAGGAGATCACTTTCTGGTTCGCCGGAGGCGATCCCACTCTCGATCTTCCCGTGGTGCAGAGACAGGTCGAGGAATTTGAAAAGGAGACAGGCATAAAAGTCAAACTGGTTGTCGTGCCGTGGGCCGAGGATCCCCACACGAAACTGCAGGTGGCCATAATGTCGGGAAAGGCGCCCGATCTGGTGAAGCTCGGCTCTCCTTTCGAACATGTCCTGGCGCGCTTCGGCGTGCTCGAACCGCTAGACGGTCTCATCTCGGAGGAACTGAAGGAGCAGCTTCTTCCTTCCGTACTGACGGCAAGTTTTTACAGATCGATAACGCCGAAAGACATGACGGGCAAGCTGATATCTATCCCCTATTTCACGGATACCAGGGCGATCCTGTACAGAAAAGATATCTTCCAGGAGCGGGGCGTGCCGGAACCGATAGGCTGGACCTGGAGCGAGTTCGTCACGTACGCCAAACAGCTCACCTTCGACAGGGACGGCGATGGAAAGATAGATGTTTATGGTTTCGGAACGGCGGCCAACTACACTTACCAGGCGGTCATGTATGCCTGGCAGGCCGGAGGGGAGCTCATGGGAGCCGACGATAGACCGGCCTTCACGACGGATGAATTCAACGAAGGCATCAAGTTCTACGCCGATCTCTTCAACGTGCACAAAGTCGTTCAGCCGGGCGCGATAAACGTGGATCTATGGGACGTGAGGAGACAGCTCGCCGAGGGTACGATCGCCATGTACATAGACGCGGGCGATAGCGCCAAAGAGCTCCAGAAGATTTTGGGAGACAACCTCGGGGTGGGATTGCTCCCCAGGAACGAGAAAACCGGGAAATTCACATCCTACTTCGGCTCGGACGCTCTGGTGATACCGAAACAATCCAGAAACAAGGCCGAAGCCGCCAAGTTGCTCGAATGGCTGGTGGATAAGGACCGCATGACCGAATACTGTATCGTCTCGGGCTTTCTGCCGGCCAGACTCGACTCGGCGGCCGATCCGCACTTCTCGGACAGTCCCGTCGTCTCGATGTATCTCAGGCAACTCGAAGACGCGCACGCCTGGATAGCCCACCCTGAGGCCAACTTCATCGCCAGAACGTTGAGAGTCGAGATCCAGAACGCCATTTCCGAAAACTCCGATATCTCGGCGGCATTGAAGAGGGCTCAGGAACTCGTTGAGAAACAGTTGAAAGACAAGGGCTTTTTGAAATGA
- a CDS encoding carbohydrate ABC transporter permease yields the protein MPKRRLWRDTLVAYLFCAPAYTVFVLFIFIPIIWALFLSFYDFNIMTFLFPDFVGLRNYQKLLTDRYFWLALKNTAVFSIMYVPISILAGLVFALMLQERFPGRNIFRLSIFIPSVISMVVASIVWMLILSPGSSGLANRLLAAFGLESKGWLSDSRLAMFSIVIVMVWKDFGYNMLIYLAGLQNIPEELYQAAELDGASKLQRILKITLPLLKPTTFFLSVTTIIGSFQIFTPIYIMTGGGPGYATTTLVNYLYTKGFQEFEMGYATAISFVLFVILLGLTIVQRRLSRDADTVI from the coding sequence ATGCCCAAACGCAGGCTCTGGCGCGATACTTTGGTGGCATATCTCTTCTGTGCGCCGGCTTATACAGTCTTCGTACTTTTCATATTCATACCGATAATCTGGGCTCTTTTCTTGAGTTTCTACGATTTCAACATAATGACGTTCCTCTTCCCCGATTTCGTGGGGCTGAGGAATTACCAGAAACTGCTTACAGATCGTTATTTCTGGCTGGCGTTGAAGAACACGGCCGTCTTCTCTATTATGTACGTTCCCATAAGCATTCTGGCCGGTCTCGTCTTCGCGCTGATGCTTCAGGAGAGATTCCCCGGGAGGAATATCTTCCGTCTCTCGATATTCATACCCAGTGTGATCTCCATGGTTGTTGCCAGTATAGTCTGGATGTTGATCCTATCACCCGGCTCTTCGGGGCTTGCCAACAGGCTTCTCGCGGCTTTCGGGCTCGAGTCGAAGGGCTGGCTTTCCGACTCGCGGCTGGCGATGTTTTCGATCGTTATTGTGATGGTCTGGAAGGACTTCGGCTACAATATGCTGATCTATCTGGCCGGTCTTCAAAACATTCCCGAAGAGCTTTACCAGGCCGCTGAACTGGACGGCGCTTCAAAGCTGCAGAGGATACTGAAGATAACTCTGCCTCTTTTGAAGCCGACCACCTTCTTTTTGAGCGTGACTACAATAATCGGATCGTTCCAGATATTCACTCCGATTTATATAATGACCGGGGGCGGTCCCGGGTACGCGACGACCACACTGGTCAACTATCTGTACACCAAAGGTTTTCAGGAGTTCGAGATGGGTTACGCGACGGCGATCAGTTTCGTTCTCTTCGTTATACTGCTGGGACTGACGATTGTCCAGAGAAGGCTTTCTCGCGACGCGGACACGGTCATATGA
- a CDS encoding carbohydrate ABC transporter permease, whose product MNKKSKKLICGLVRYLVLIGVSLFTLMPLIWTFSTSITPDTGIVTYKIIPKSVTLDNYQAAWDYPRLFDENVTLGTMFLNSILVAGAVTLASLLFDSMAGYALARKQFFGKTLLFWAALSTLMIPFYVIVIPLYLIILRMGLINSYTSMIIPFMSSGFGVFMFRQTFFSIPLELEEAARMDGAKDFYIYWKVMLPLVKPTIATMAIMKVLWSWNMFIWPLLVIQDYSKMPINLGLTVFRGHNITRWGLMSAGMIIATIPVLILFLSLQKWYIQGLTSGAVKG is encoded by the coding sequence ATGAATAAAAAAAGCAAAAAGCTCATCTGTGGATTGGTGAGATACTTGGTCCTTATAGGAGTTTCCCTATTCACGCTGATGCCTCTTATCTGGACCTTCTCTACCTCCATCACTCCCGATACCGGCATAGTGACTTACAAGATAATTCCGAAATCCGTGACGCTCGATAACTACCAGGCCGCGTGGGATTATCCGAGGCTGTTCGACGAGAATGTCACGCTCGGGACCATGTTCCTCAACAGTATCCTGGTGGCCGGGGCGGTCACCCTGGCGAGCCTTCTCTTCGATTCCATGGCCGGCTATGCGCTGGCCAGAAAGCAGTTCTTTGGCAAGACTCTGCTCTTCTGGGCCGCGCTTTCGACACTCATGATCCCCTTTTACGTTATAGTGATACCCCTCTACCTTATAATACTCAGGATGGGACTGATAAATTCTTACACGAGCATGATAATCCCTTTCATGTCGAGCGGTTTCGGGGTCTTCATGTTCAGGCAGACGTTTTTCAGTATCCCCCTCGAACTGGAGGAGGCGGCAAGGATGGACGGCGCGAAGGACTTCTATATATACTGGAAAGTGATGCTGCCACTGGTCAAACCGACGATAGCCACGATGGCCATCATGAAGGTCCTCTGGTCGTGGAATATGTTTATCTGGCCGTTGCTGGTAATTCAGGATTACTCGAAGATGCCGATCAACCTTGGTTTGACCGTCTTCAGGGGACACAACATAACGCGCTGGGGGTTGATGAGTGCCGGTATGATAATCGCCACTATCCCGGTTCTGATTCTCTTCTTATCGCTTCAGAAGTGGTACATACAGGGACTCACATCGGGCGCCGTAAAGGGGTAG
- a CDS encoding N-acetylglucosamine kinase: MERELFIGIDAGGSETKLVACDGRGNLVGYGKGGPANHLSVGLERMKESLVEAMKDAGCDGLHFESAYIGYSGLGIWSPSELLEKIGHEVIDTDRLAINNDCYNALYGGFGGESGIVAVTGTGSMVLAIDEDGEVTRLGGWGHLLGDWGSGFRIAMDAIQVALKVHDGTVDSKLHDKMMNFFGFDSSRAIVRYFYIEQHSKSEIAAFAPVVIEAAVSGDREARRIVEANAIEVARTAVVMYNRVAVAPRLAVVGGLSKSEFFMEQLRWGVSGWLKLCKPLLQPVFGAVLIAMNNFRKVDKPVLERLSEISGEYEREGRL, encoded by the coding sequence ATGGAGAGAGAGCTGTTCATAGGGATCGACGCCGGTGGATCTGAAACCAAGCTCGTGGCCTGCGACGGCCGGGGAAACCTCGTCGGCTATGGGAAGGGCGGACCGGCAAACCACCTCTCGGTGGGATTAGAAAGGATGAAAGAGTCGCTCGTGGAGGCGATGAAAGACGCGGGTTGCGACGGACTGCATTTCGAATCGGCTTACATAGGTTACTCCGGTCTGGGTATCTGGAGTCCCTCGGAGCTTCTCGAAAAGATAGGCCACGAGGTGATCGACACCGATAGACTGGCGATAAACAACGACTGCTACAACGCACTGTACGGAGGCTTTGGCGGCGAATCCGGCATAGTGGCCGTTACAGGCACCGGCTCGATGGTCCTCGCCATCGATGAAGACGGAGAGGTAACCAGGCTCGGGGGCTGGGGACACTTACTCGGAGACTGGGGCAGCGGCTTCAGGATAGCAATGGACGCCATACAGGTCGCGCTCAAAGTGCATGACGGGACAGTGGATTCCAAGCTGCACGATAAAATGATGAATTTTTTCGGGTTCGATTCGTCGAGAGCCATCGTCCGCTACTTCTACATAGAACAGCATTCAAAATCCGAGATCGCAGCCTTCGCGCCCGTTGTAATTGAAGCCGCCGTTTCCGGCGATCGCGAGGCCCGCAGGATAGTCGAGGCAAACGCCATAGAAGTAGCCAGAACGGCGGTCGTAATGTACAATAGAGTGGCCGTAGCTCCGAGACTGGCCGTGGTCGGCGGATTGAGCAAATCGGAGTTCTTCATGGAGCAACTCCGGTGGGGGGTCAGCGGCTGGCTGAAACTCTGCAAGCCACTGCTCCAGCCGGTTTTTGGAGCCGTTCTGATCGCCATGAACAACTTCCGAAAGGTAGATAAACCCGTACTCGAGAGACTCAGCGAAATATCCGGGGAGTACGAACGTGAAGGCCGGCTTTAG
- a CDS encoding M20/M25/M40 family metallo-hydrolase translates to MDRSFIELLKRISTIPSPTFREKEKGELIASLLARAGLRVCRDELYNVLAWSGEELPRSVILIEAHMDTVFDESVPLSWVEDDGTIRCPSVADNSVALAALITLAQKHSNWPDAVFAATTREEGPGKGEGMKRLIEGILGAGREIKYSISLEGIPQGRITYTGIGSIRAKVSIETTGGHPWLEPAAPSAVHTAAAIVSKIVDSSGYRESPKTTVNVGTICGGTLPTVRASESHFTLDIRSVDRESLHKTFDLCKRLAGDICEQAKACMNWEIISSRDPVSLREDHELIGYIKKVHRRLGIESQIRPAATNASLPLSMGLAAATVGVCDGGKTHSREEWISKKGIERGMLQLEYLLDLLQRGDGA, encoded by the coding sequence ATGGACAGGAGCTTTATTGAACTATTAAAGAGAATCTCGACGATTCCTTCTCCAACCTTCCGCGAAAAGGAAAAGGGAGAACTTATCGCCAGCCTCCTAGCCCGGGCCGGCCTGAGAGTATGCCGCGACGAGCTGTACAACGTGCTGGCCTGGTCGGGTGAGGAACTCCCGCGGTCGGTAATACTTATAGAGGCACACATGGACACCGTCTTCGATGAATCCGTCCCGCTGAGCTGGGTAGAAGATGATGGGACAATAAGGTGCCCCTCGGTCGCCGATAACTCCGTCGCTCTCGCCGCGCTGATTACGCTGGCGCAGAAACACTCTAACTGGCCGGATGCAGTTTTCGCGGCCACGACCAGGGAAGAGGGTCCGGGAAAGGGAGAAGGGATGAAGCGTCTCATAGAGGGGATTCTCGGCGCCGGAAGAGAGATCAAATACTCGATCTCGCTGGAAGGCATACCGCAGGGAAGGATCACATACACCGGCATAGGTTCTATAAGAGCGAAGGTTTCCATAGAAACGACCGGCGGCCACCCCTGGCTGGAACCCGCCGCACCCAGCGCCGTTCACACCGCGGCCGCCATCGTCTCGAAAATCGTCGATTCGAGCGGTTACAGAGAATCGCCAAAGACTACGGTTAACGTCGGAACAATATGCGGAGGTACGTTGCCAACCGTGAGGGCCTCGGAGAGTCACTTCACGCTTGATATAAGATCGGTTGACAGGGAGAGCCTCCATAAAACCTTCGATCTCTGCAAACGTCTGGCCGGTGATATCTGCGAGCAGGCAAAGGCCTGTATGAACTGGGAGATCATCAGCTCGCGAGACCCTGTAAGCCTCAGGGAAGACCACGAATTGATCGGGTATATCAAGAAGGTGCACCGTCGGCTGGGCATCGAAAGCCAGATACGACCGGCCGCTACCAACGCCAGCCTCCCGCTTTCGATGGGACTGGCGGCTGCAACGGTAGGGGTCTGCGATGGTGGAAAGACACACAGCAGGGAGGAATGGATCTCAAAGAAGGGAATAGAGAGAGGTATGCTCCAGCTCGAATATCTCCTGGATCTGTTGCAGAGAGGTGATGGTGCTTGA